The Oscillatoria salina IIICB1 genome has a window encoding:
- a CDS encoding Hpt domain-containing protein: MDANQQQKILGYFIEEAKEHLETLEQGILDLSSLVEDPERVDDMFRAAHSIKGGGAMLGYSTIQKTAHRLEDALKVLKEQKISVDKKLETLFFNGYDALKDLIDELQSPFGLRDEKGQEIVANAQPNFVELQNHLNQLVGGEGKLVSLEQDTVTGVIPEIASQGREILKQMLQLLKGKSSSESRQKLQKLCDRLAKLNQDEENWVKLTQIAKKAIANPKHSYRTLAPVIIKDLKIGCDLLHCGRSSEIAASHSLQQLATTKLPQVLIPVEPKSAAKTLQNSFNKQQLAQLVQLLAAKG; encoded by the coding sequence ATTTTAGGCTATTTTATTGAAGAAGCGAAAGAACACCTAGAAACTCTCGAACAAGGGATACTGGATCTCTCTTCGCTGGTAGAAGATCCTGAAAGAGTAGATGATATGTTTCGTGCTGCCCACTCAATTAAAGGTGGAGGTGCGATGTTGGGTTATAGTACAATTCAAAAGACAGCCCATCGCTTAGAAGATGCCCTCAAAGTTCTTAAAGAGCAAAAAATTTCGGTTGATAAAAAACTAGAGACGTTATTTTTTAACGGCTATGATGCTTTAAAGGATTTGATTGACGAATTACAAAGTCCGTTTGGTTTGAGGGACGAAAAAGGTCAAGAAATTGTCGCCAATGCACAACCAAATTTTGTCGAGTTACAAAATCACCTGAATCAATTAGTTGGTGGTGAAGGTAAATTAGTATCCTTAGAACAAGATACTGTTACAGGAGTAATTCCCGAAATTGCTTCTCAAGGTAGAGAAATTTTAAAACAAATGTTGCAGTTGTTGAAAGGCAAATCTTCCTCGGAAAGTCGCCAAAAACTGCAAAAATTGTGCGATCGCTTGGCTAAACTAAATCAGGATGAGGAAAATTGGGTGAAGTTAACTCAAATTGCCAAAAAGGCGATCGCTAATCCCAAGCATTCTTATCGTACTCTGGCACCAGTAATTATTAAAGACTTGAAAATTGGCTGCGATCTTCTCCATTGTGGGAGATCCTCAGAAATTGCTGCTAGTCATAGTTTACAGCAACTAGCAACTACTAAATTACCTCAAGTTCTCATTCCTGTAGAACCAAAATCCGCAGCCAAAACGTTGCAAAATTCGTTTAATAAGCAACAGTTGGCTCAGTTAGTCCAGTTACTCGCAGCCAAAGGTTAA